The following proteins are encoded in a genomic region of Montipora foliosa isolate CH-2021 chromosome 10, ASM3666993v2, whole genome shotgun sequence:
- the LOC137972621 gene encoding uncharacterized protein KIAA1958-like, with the protein MAALNQERFTPATDDTIEELRNGAKNVNTSKSTSFWLSVWKTWCEGKSIVLEIEEHEPAELNRLLEKFYAEVKNKNGQDYEPDSLRVMIAAFDRHLKDKQYPLSIVKDREFHSSKQVLEGKAKLLRQAGRGKRPNKARNLTKEEEELLWKENKFGSTTPEALVNTMWWLLTQHFGLRGRQEHHDMKMDDFQLCKDDNGVEFVQFTERQTKTRQGGLHTKHRDFQPRMFAVGGERCPVALFKQFVSCRPQKLKTTGPFYLSIKTNRRPDDNVWFKVQPMGENKINDMMKSIVADTILESSDKKFTNHSARKTVVSKLKKANVERSGIVKVTGHKNIQSLDDYDESNEDEQRQLSYAISGRNNINPQPPVSREVHSSQEPLASSAQKPISMPNSAAFGLNQSSTSLNPTMMRAQEQNLLNTFNYCQVSFNFKSCKSSGPTIPSVKPIKRRRLHIIESDSDSD; encoded by the coding sequence ATGGCTGCATTAAATCAAGAAAGGTTTACTCCGGCCACTGACGATACAATAGAAGAACTGCGAAATGGTGCAAAAAATGTCAACACCAGCAAAAGTACGTCGTTTTGGCTAAGTGTGTGGAAGACGTGGTGCGAAGGAAAGAGCATAGTTTTGGAAATCGAGGAACACGAACCGGCTGAACTGAACAGATTACTTGAGAAATTCTACGCCGAAGTGAAGAACAAGAACGGCCAAGATTATGAGCCAGACAGCCTCAGAGTCATGATTGCTGCCTTCGACAgacatttgaaagacaaacagtATCCGCTGTCAATTGTAAAAGACCGGGAATTCCACTCGTCGAAACAGGTCTTGGAGGGAAAAGCGAAATTACTGCGACAGGCCGGTCGTGGTAAGCGCCCCAACAAAGCaagaaatttaacaaaagaagaagaagaattgctATGGAAGGAGAACAAGTTCGGAAGTACAACCCCAGAGGCATTAGTAAACACAATGTGGTGGTTACTTACCCAGCATTTTGGTCTCCGCGGCCGGCAAGAACATCACGACATGAAAATGGATGACTTCCAGCTATGCAAAGATGACAATGGCGTGGAGTTCGTACAGTTCACTGAAAGGCAGACCAAAACCCGACAAGGAGGTTTGCACACAAAGCACCGCGATTTTCAGCCACGAATGTTTGCCGTTGGTGGAGAAAGATGCCCAGTGGCTCTTTTTAAGCAGTTTGTGAGTTGCCGACCTCAAAAGCTGAAGACGACTGGTCCATTTTACCTCTCCATCAAGACAAACAGAAGGCCAGATGACAACGTGTGGTTTAAAGTACAACCAATgggggaaaacaaaataaatgataTGATGAAGAGCATTGTGGCAGATACTATTCTTGAGAGTAGCGACAAAAAGTTCACCAACCACAGCGCTCGCAAAACGGTGGTTAGTAAATTGAAGAAAGCGAACGTCGAGCGGTCCGGGATTGTAAAGGTCACCGGGCACAAGAACATCCAGTCATTAGATGACTACGACGAGTCAAATGAAGACGAACAGCGACAGCTTTCGTATGCCATTTCAGGGAGGAATAACATCAATCCACAACCGCCAGTATCCAGAGAAGTTCATAGCTCACAAGAGCCGCTTGCGTCTTCAGCTCAAAAACCGATTTCCATGCCCAATTCAGCAGCGTTTGGATTAAACCAGAGTTCCACATCGCTCAATCCGACAATGATGAGAGCTCAAGAGCAAAATCTGTTGAACACTTTCAACTACTGTCAGGTTTCATTCAACTTCAAGAGCTGCAAGTCTTCCGGGCCAACCATTCCAAGTGTGAAGCCTATTAAGCGTCGCCGCCTCCATATAATCGAGAGCGATTCAGACTCCGATTAA
- the LOC137972620 gene encoding E3 ubiquitin-protein ligase TRIM71-like, whose amino-acid sequence MDVQQLFKIFKKEAECPLCIETVKNPKTLPCLHSFCLECLDRHANFARRQLKATIKCPVCQTSFQIPETDTFENLPSSFHLNRLVDALALEDGSVQSQRCNNCDENNTATCYCFVCQDFLCASCFEAHQRLKASRGHRNVSIDKLQAQDVQELIHRPVMCSQQYHEDQPLEFYCEDCKVLICHKCTVVSHDRHAKTDTQKAVQEQKMQMSDAVAKVKAEIVRYESEIKKQTDLKNKNKIEILNEEKKMTDTVEKLIRDLREHEKKMKDKFREIYEAEQKHHAKRLENFELVATQLKSCFERCQSILERNFSVEILQTNHAILGRCNELLNVRNPDLYMSPRIHYLMEKKLDLMDRVVVAKTDPSKCLAEGQDSKEVKERKETYFVIVTKDSEGFQCYRQDDKIKVDMLTPEGDQLKTDIKDTKDGKYTVTYTPQCAGQHRVEIFVNGQPLTGSPWIVQVHQHQYQFAFQFGSQGKERGEFDDIFDIDVSEKTGTIAVADGRNRRIQLLSSEGKFRREIRLDGMPFSVAFTDSGDLLTLVPGSDNMLYLFSKESHFIKHINDKHLERPGHLSIASDGRIIITDYGDKKIKVLSSDGNVLLQSFSAPDGDKSPECAIYDQDKFFVSYYSAACVKVFDKTGVYLHDIGCKGSNDGQFNNGPNGLVIDKYNRLIVCDVGNHKLQLFTLSGKFLSKIDGQYFVNGFPCYVAINSGGSLIVADAENSRISVFH is encoded by the coding sequence ATGGATGTTCAACAGcttttcaagattttcaaaAAGGAAGCAGAATGCCCATTGTGCATAGAGACTGTCAAAAATCCCAAGACTTTACCATGTCTTCACTCATTCTGCCTGGAGTGTCTCGACAGACATGCAAACTTCGCAAGGAGACAGCTAAAAGCGACAATCAAATGCCCGGTTTGCCAGACTTCATTCCAAATTCCGGAAACAGACACCTTCGAGAATTTGCCGTCATCGTTTCATCTCAACCGATTGGTGGATGCTCTGGCTCTAGAAGATGGCAGCGTACAGTCTCAAAGATGCAACAATTGCGACGAGAACAACACGGCAACATGTTACTGTTTCGTATGCCAGGATTTTCTGTGCGCATCTTGTTTTGAAGCTCACCAACGCTTGAAGGCCTCAAGGGGTCATCGCAATGTTTCGATCGACAAACTGCAAGCGCAAGATGTGCAAGAGTTGATCCACAGACCCGTGATGTGTTCACAGCAATATCATGAAGACCAACCCCTCGAATTTTACTGCGAAGACTGTAAAGTTCTGATTTGCCACAAATGTACTGTAGTAAGTCATGATCGACACGCTAAGACAGACACTCAGAAAGCTGtacaagaacaaaagatgcaaatgtCCGACGCCGTGGCCAAAGTGAAAGCGGAAATTGTCAGATATGAGAgtgaaattaagaaacaaactgacctaaaaaacaaaaacaaaattgaaatattgaacgaggaaaagaaaatgacagacACTGTGGAAAAGTTGATTCGTGATTTGCgagaacacgagaagaaaatGAAGGACAAGTTTCGTGAAATTTATGAAGCGGAACAAAAACATCACGCAAAGCGACTGGAAAACTTCGAGCTGGTTGCCACCCAGCTGAAAAGCTGCTTCGAACGCTGCCAGAGTATCTTAGAAAGAAACTTCAGCGTCGaaattctacaaacaaatcacgCCATCCTCGGACGTTGTAATGAACTGTTAAATGTAAGAAATCCCGATCTTTACATGTCGCCACGTATACATTACTTGATGGAAAAGAAATTGGACCTTATGGATCGAGTTGTTGTCGCCAAGACTGATCCCTCAAAGTGCTTAGCTGAAGGTCAAGACAGCAAGGAagtaaaagaaaggaaggagaCATATTTCGTCATTGTTACAAAGGATTCTGAAGGATTTCAATGTTATCGACAAGATGATAAAATCAAAGTCGACATGTTGACTCCAGAAGGTGATCAACTAAAAACAGACATTAAAGACACCAAAGACGGCAAATACACAGTGACATATACACCACAGTGTGCCGGACAACACAGAGTGGAGATCTTTGTTAATGGACAGCCGCTGACTGGTAGTCCTTGGATTGTGCAGGTTCATCAGCATCAATATCAATTTGCCTTTCAGTTTGGTTCACAAGGGAAGGAACGAGGTGAATTTGATGACATTTTCGATATTGATGTGAGTGAGAAAACGGGAACGATTGCTGTTGCAGATGGGCGGAATAGAAGAATTCAACTGTTGAGCTCTGAAGGAAAGTTTCGAAGGGAGATAAGACTTGATGGCATGCCTTTCTCTGTGGCATTTACAGACTCTGGTGACTTGCTGACTTTAGTTCCGGGAAGCGACAATATGCTTTATCTGTTCAGTAAGGAAAGTCACTTTATCAAACACATCAATGATAAACATCTTGAAAGACCGGGTCACCTTTCCATTGCGAGTGATGGTCGTATAATCATAACTGACTATGGGGACAAGAAAATCAAGGTCCTCTCCTCTGACGGGAATGTCTTGCTCCAGTCCTTCAGTGCCCCAGACGGTGATAAATCCCCAGAATGCGCTATTTATGACCAGgacaaattctttgtttcttatTACTCTGCTGCTTGTGTCAAGGTATTTGACAAAACAGGAGTGTATTTACATGACATTGGCTGTAAGGGTTCCAATGATGGCCAGTTTAATAATGGTCCTAATGGACTCGTTATTGACAAGTACAACCGACTCATTGTGTGTGATGTAGGTAACCATAAGCTGCAACTCTTCACCCTGAGCGGCAAGTTTTTGAGTAAAATTGATGGACAATATTTTGTAAATGGCTTTCCTTGTTACGTTGCTATAAACAGTGGTGGCAGTCTCATAGTAGCCGACGCGGAAAACAGCCGCATTTCTGTTTTCCATTAA